One part of the Leclercia sp. LSNIH1 genome encodes these proteins:
- a CDS encoding type II toxin-antitoxin system RelE family toxin, translated as MKIVWSKTAEKQLAKIDPRYRWRIARRLASLDDHAAPVADIKKLSSPENHHRLRVGDYRVIYTLENQQSDTCYVVSVKRRTTTTYLHEEQMEYDCAVD; from the coding sequence ATGAAGATTGTCTGGTCAAAAACCGCGGAGAAACAGTTAGCGAAAATCGATCCCCGCTATCGCTGGCGCATTGCACGCAGGCTGGCGAGTCTGGATGACCACGCCGCTCCCGTGGCGGATATTAAAAAATTGTCCTCACCCGAAAACCACCATCGATTGCGGGTGGGTGATTACAGGGTCATCTACACCCTTGAGAATCAGCAAAGTGATACCTGTTATGTGGTATCCGTTAAGCGTCGAACAACAACCACCTATCTTCATGAGGAGCAGATGGAATATGACTGTGCAGTTGATTAA
- a CDS encoding YbdD/YjiX family protein, whose amino-acid sequence MFDTLSKAGKYLGQAAKMMIGVPDYDNYVEHMRVNHPDQTPMTYEAFFRDRQDARYGGKGGAKCC is encoded by the coding sequence ATGTTCGATACCCTGTCAAAAGCCGGTAAATATTTAGGGCAGGCCGCAAAAATGATGATCGGCGTGCCGGACTACGACAACTATGTCGAGCATATGCGCGTCAACCATCCTGACCAGACGCCGATGACCTACGAGGCGTTTTTCCGCGATCGCCAGGATGCCCGCTACGGCGGTAAAGGCGGCGCGAAGTGCTGTTAA
- a CDS encoding helix-turn-helix domain-containing protein, translated as MTVQLIKDEEGKTQYAVIPYRDYLRMRLAMLEQDDDDESEWEDIPYESDIYDSVGLPGEVCNIMHSENVSLQAAWRIYRGLSQQEVADKLGISQSAVSQLEAVDSRPQKRTREKLAAIYGCKQEQISLYLPKEG; from the coding sequence ATGACTGTGCAGTTGATTAAGGATGAAGAGGGAAAAACGCAATATGCCGTCATTCCGTACAGGGACTATCTTCGCATGCGCTTAGCCATGCTGGAGCAGGATGACGACGATGAAAGCGAATGGGAAGACATTCCTTACGAATCAGATATCTACGATAGTGTTGGCTTGCCGGGAGAGGTCTGCAACATAATGCATAGCGAAAATGTCAGCCTGCAGGCGGCCTGGCGCATCTACCGCGGCCTGTCCCAGCAGGAGGTGGCCGACAAGCTGGGCATCAGCCAGTCCGCCGTATCACAGCTGGAAGCCGTGGATTCCCGCCCGCAAAAACGCACCCGCGAAAAGCTGGCGGCCATTTATGGCTGTAAGCAGGAGCAGATCAGCCTCTACTTACCGAAAGAGGGTTAA